A region from the Brevibacterium paucivorans genome encodes:
- the ald gene encoding alanine dehydrogenase, with the protein MRISVPTEVKNNENRVAVTPAGVTELVRAGHTVTVQKGAGVGSAITDEQFVEAGAQIADTAKETWEAGEMVLKVKEPIASEYGFLREDLTLFTYLHLAADEHLTKALLESGTTAIAYETVQLENRGLPLLAPMSEIAGRLAPQVGAAELLSPRGGRGVLLSGTPGVERAHVTVIGAGVAGTNAARIAAGLGAHVEIIDINIARLRQIDETFGSLMQTTVSNAYEIERALSTSDLVIGSVLIPGKRAPKLVTDDMVKNMRKGSVLVDIAIDQGGCFENSRPTTHDDPTFKVHDSIYYCVANMPGAVAATSTRALTNATLQYATKIASMGWKDAMRKDPALAKGLNTDAGHVTNEAVAEAFDMEFTPVDEILK; encoded by the coding sequence ATGCGTATCTCAGTCCCCACCGAAGTCAAGAACAACGAAAATCGCGTTGCGGTCACGCCTGCTGGTGTCACTGAGCTTGTACGTGCTGGTCACACGGTAACCGTCCAGAAGGGCGCGGGTGTTGGTTCAGCTATTACCGATGAACAGTTCGTCGAAGCTGGTGCCCAGATCGCCGACACGGCTAAAGAAACCTGGGAAGCCGGCGAAATGGTGCTCAAGGTCAAGGAACCTATCGCATCTGAGTACGGTTTCCTACGCGAAGATCTCACTCTGTTCACATACCTGCACTTGGCAGCTGACGAACACCTCACCAAGGCGTTGCTGGAATCCGGCACAACCGCTATTGCGTACGAAACTGTTCAGCTGGAAAACCGTGGATTGCCACTCCTCGCACCCATGTCGGAAATCGCTGGGCGCCTTGCCCCGCAGGTAGGTGCCGCTGAGCTTCTTTCACCCCGAGGCGGTCGCGGAGTTCTTCTTTCAGGTACCCCGGGCGTTGAACGCGCCCACGTCACCGTGATTGGTGCTGGTGTCGCTGGTACGAACGCTGCCCGTATCGCTGCAGGTCTGGGCGCACACGTTGAGATCATCGACATCAACATTGCGCGTCTTCGCCAGATTGACGAGACTTTCGGCTCGCTCATGCAGACTACCGTGTCGAACGCTTATGAGATCGAGAGGGCTCTGTCGACTTCCGACCTGGTAATCGGCTCTGTTCTGATCCCTGGTAAGCGTGCGCCTAAGTTGGTTACAGACGACATGGTGAAGAACATGCGTAAGGGATCGGTCCTGGTTGATATTGCGATCGACCAGGGTGGATGCTTTGAAAACTCGCGTCCTACAACTCACGACGACCCCACGTTCAAGGTTCACGACTCGATTTACTACTGCGTAGCAAACATGCCGGGTGCTGTCGCTGCTACCTCCACACGTGCTTTGACGAATGCCACCTTGCAGTACGCAACCAAGATCGCGTCGATGGGCTGGAAGGACGCCATGCGCAAGGATCCTGCACTGGCAAAGGGTCTCAACACCGACGCGGGTCATGTCACGAACGAAGCAGTTGCAGAAGCGTTCGACATGGAGTTCACACCGGTCGACGAGATTCTCAAGTAG
- the ppgK gene encoding polyphosphate--glucose phosphotransferase: MSEQWAVGIDIGGTGIKVACVDSATGQLMEDQLRIPTPEPSTATHVAQAVGQALDQLEERSRHTIPHGIRSLPIGLAFPGSIRGGKVTFLGNLDQSWVGEDVTSVFSSVAGAECVFLNDADAAGLAEIRFGAGTQAHDKSVLMLTLGTGIGSALFTKGQLYPYTEFGHITVDGKNAERYASVSTKDRERLTYEEWAGRLQKYLDQIILLTNPELIIVGGWISSQHATWLHLIDSPVPVVTAQLHNDAGIVGAAMYAHEHA; the protein is encoded by the coding sequence GTGTCAGAACAGTGGGCTGTGGGAATTGATATTGGCGGAACGGGAATTAAAGTTGCGTGCGTCGACTCTGCAACAGGTCAGCTCATGGAAGATCAACTGCGCATTCCCACACCTGAACCATCAACGGCGACACACGTCGCGCAGGCCGTGGGCCAGGCGTTAGACCAGCTGGAAGAACGCTCACGACACACCATCCCGCACGGCATCCGTTCGCTACCTATCGGGCTTGCCTTCCCCGGTTCGATTCGCGGAGGCAAGGTCACGTTCTTAGGGAATCTGGACCAGTCATGGGTAGGCGAAGACGTGACAAGCGTATTCTCGTCCGTCGCCGGTGCGGAGTGCGTGTTCCTCAATGACGCCGACGCTGCCGGGCTCGCCGAAATCCGTTTTGGCGCGGGAACTCAAGCGCACGACAAGTCGGTCCTCATGCTCACGTTGGGAACCGGGATCGGATCGGCGCTGTTCACAAAAGGTCAGCTGTACCCATACACGGAATTCGGACACATTACCGTCGACGGTAAAAATGCCGAACGATACGCGTCTGTGTCCACAAAAGACCGCGAACGGCTCACCTACGAAGAATGGGCCGGGCGCCTTCAAAAGTACCTCGACCAGATCATATTGCTGACGAATCCGGAGCTCATCATTGTGGGCGGATGGATTTCATCGCAACACGCCACGTGGCTCCACCTCATCGACTCGCCGGTCCCCGTTGTCACGGCTCAGCTTCATAACGACGCCGGCATTGTGGGTGCTGCGATGTATGCGCACGAGCACGCCTAA
- the map gene encoding type I methionyl aminopeptidase: MTSIGNLTKGTVSPQLSVPSSIPRPEYVGKREPTEGLGGNMYTDEEIERVRIAGRIAANAIVEAGKACIPGNTTDQIDKIAHEYLLDHKAYPSCLGYRGFPKSICTSVNEVICHGIPDSTVLQDGDIINLDITAYIGDMHGDTNYTFLVGDVDEESKLLVERTYEATMRGIKAVKPGREINVIGRVIEKYANRFGYGVVRDFTGHGVGRDFHTGLIVPHYDAAPAHNEVMEPGMIFTIEPMLNLGTEKHQSWDDGWTIVTADRKRSAQFEHTLVVTETGSEILTLPDQD; this comes from the coding sequence ATGACTTCGATTGGTAACCTCACAAAAGGCACTGTGTCCCCTCAGCTTTCCGTCCCGTCTTCAATTCCACGTCCTGAATACGTGGGTAAGCGTGAACCCACTGAAGGTTTGGGTGGGAACATGTACACGGACGAAGAAATCGAGCGTGTGCGGATAGCTGGACGGATCGCCGCGAACGCAATCGTGGAAGCTGGAAAAGCGTGTATCCCCGGGAACACTACTGACCAGATTGACAAGATCGCACACGAATACCTCCTTGACCACAAGGCATACCCCTCCTGTCTGGGGTACCGAGGTTTCCCCAAGTCCATCTGCACCTCGGTCAACGAAGTGATCTGCCACGGAATCCCAGACTCCACTGTCCTTCAAGACGGTGACATTATTAACCTGGACATCACTGCGTACATCGGCGATATGCACGGTGACACCAATTACACGTTCCTTGTCGGTGACGTGGACGAAGAGTCGAAACTGTTGGTGGAACGCACGTACGAAGCAACTATGCGGGGCATCAAGGCCGTTAAGCCTGGACGTGAAATCAACGTGATCGGTAGGGTCATCGAAAAGTACGCCAACCGCTTTGGCTATGGCGTGGTGCGCGACTTCACGGGACACGGAGTCGGACGTGACTTTCACACCGGGCTCATCGTCCCCCACTACGACGCGGCACCTGCCCATAACGAAGTCATGGAGCCGGGAATGATCTTCACGATCGAACCCATGCTCAACCTCGGCACGGAAAAGCACCAGTCGTGGGACGACGGGTGGACCATCGTGACAGCCGACCGCAAGCGTTCTGCCCAGTTCGAACACACTTTGGTAGTGACCGAGACCGGGTCAGAGATCCTGACCCTGCCCGACCAGGACTAA
- the glnA gene encoding type I glutamate--ammonia ligase encodes MTDHRRYVLQTIEDKDVRFIRLWFSDVLGRLKSVAIVPAELESAFDEGIGFDGSSVEGFSRVYESDMVLKPDPSTFELLPWRGETDSTGRIFCDINTPEGVPASADSRQVLKRTMEKAAQMGFTFYVHPEIEFYLFKSGELNGQPPVPVDTAGYFDHVNGGTANDFRRSAVQMLEEMGISVEFSHHEGGPGQNEIDLRYADGLTMADHVQTFKTVIKEVAIERGVYASFMPKPLADEPGNGMHTHMSLFEGDDNAFYEPGARYQLSKIGRQFVAGILKHAPEFCAVTNQYVNSYKRLWTGHEAPSFICWGHRNRSALVRVPQYKSGKSSSARVEYRGMDSSANPYLAYSVLLAAGLKGIEEEYVLPVEAEDDVWQLSNNERRAFGIEPLPSSLSHAVHNMEQSELVAETLGEEVFDFFLKNKREEWSSYRAQVTQFELAHHFNSL; translated from the coding sequence ATGACCGACCACCGTCGCTATGTACTCCAGACCATCGAGGACAAAGACGTCCGGTTTATCCGTTTGTGGTTTAGCGATGTTCTGGGACGGCTGAAGTCGGTAGCGATCGTTCCGGCGGAACTTGAAAGCGCATTCGACGAAGGAATCGGTTTTGACGGGTCATCCGTCGAAGGATTTTCCCGGGTGTATGAATCCGACATGGTCCTTAAACCGGACCCATCCACGTTCGAGCTCCTTCCGTGGCGTGGCGAAACCGATTCGACCGGTCGGATTTTCTGCGACATCAACACGCCCGAAGGTGTTCCTGCGTCTGCGGATTCACGGCAAGTGCTCAAGCGCACCATGGAAAAGGCTGCCCAGATGGGCTTTACCTTTTACGTCCACCCGGAAATCGAGTTCTACTTGTTTAAGTCCGGCGAGCTAAATGGTCAGCCGCCTGTTCCCGTTGACACGGCCGGATACTTTGACCACGTCAATGGTGGGACAGCCAACGACTTCCGTCGCTCAGCAGTTCAGATGCTCGAAGAAATGGGCATTTCCGTTGAGTTTTCGCACCACGAAGGCGGGCCCGGACAAAACGAGATTGACCTGCGATACGCCGACGGCCTCACCATGGCCGATCACGTGCAGACGTTTAAAACCGTCATCAAAGAGGTCGCGATCGAACGTGGCGTGTACGCATCGTTTATGCCTAAGCCCTTGGCGGATGAACCTGGCAACGGCATGCATACCCATATGTCACTTTTCGAAGGCGATGACAATGCGTTCTATGAACCAGGGGCACGTTATCAACTGTCCAAGATTGGTCGTCAGTTCGTAGCCGGTATCCTCAAGCACGCTCCAGAATTCTGCGCTGTGACCAACCAATACGTGAACTCGTATAAGCGTTTGTGGACTGGGCACGAAGCTCCCAGCTTTATCTGCTGGGGCCACCGCAACCGTTCGGCGCTTGTGCGCGTTCCTCAGTACAAATCGGGCAAGTCGTCTTCAGCGCGTGTCGAGTACCGGGGTATGGATTCGTCTGCCAACCCGTACCTGGCTTACTCCGTTCTGTTGGCTGCAGGTCTCAAGGGGATCGAAGAAGAGTATGTGCTCCCGGTCGAGGCAGAGGACGACGTGTGGCAGCTGTCCAACAATGAACGGCGCGCTTTTGGGATTGAACCGCTCCCGTCGAGTTTGTCTCACGCGGTCCACAACATGGAGCAAAGCGAGCTCGTTGCCGAAACCCTGGGCGAGGAAGTGTTCGACTTCTTCTTAAAGAACAAGCGTGAAGAGTGGTCCTCGTACCGTGCGCAAGTCACACAGTTTGAGCTGGCTCACCACTTCAATTCGTTGTAA